The Candidatus Binatia bacterium sequence CACATGGTGGTGCGGCGGTCACGGGGCTGGGTGCCCGGTCCGGTCGATCTTCCCGAGGCGGCGCCCGAACCGGTGCTGGCCCTCGGCGGCCATCTGCAAAACACCGCGTGTCTCGTGGTGGGCCGCAGCGCGTTTCCCTCGCCGCATGTCGGCGACCTCGACACCGAACCGGCGCGCGACTTCCTGGTCGAGGTGACGGGAGATCTCGAACGCTTCATGGATGTGACGGCGCGCGTGTTGGCTGCGGACCTGCACCCGGATTATCCCAGCACATGGATTGCCGAACGACTCGCGAACGAGCGTGGCGGGCGCGTGCTGCGCTTCCAGCATCACCTCGCCCACGCCGCGGCGGTGCTCGGGGAGCACGGAGCTTTTCCGACGGCCGATTCGCAGTGCGCCGCGCTCATCCTCGATGGTACCGGCTGGGGAACCGACGGCACGGCCTGGGGATGTGAGTGGCTGCTGCTCGACGGACGGTTGCGGTGGACGCGGCTGGCGCATGCCACGCCGCTGCCGCTGGTGGGTGGCGAGCGGGCGGTGCGCGAGCCGTGGCGGGTGGCAGTGGCCGCACTCGTCGCCGCCGGCCACGCCGATTTGCTGCGCTCTCTGCCGTTGGCTGAGGCCGTGCCGATGACGCAGCTCCACCAGGTCACCGAACTCGCCAGCCGCGGCCAGTGGCCGCTCGCGACCGGTGCGGGCCGGGTGTTCGAGGCGGCCGGGGCCTTGTTCGGCCTGGCCGTGCACAATGGCTGGGAGGGCGAGGCCGCGGCACGGTTCGAGTCGCTCGCCAGCCGTTGCGATGAAGCGGTGTCGCCATGGCCGGAAATTGTGCTGTCACCCGACGCGGCCGAGCTTCCTACGGCAAGGCTTCTTGTCGCCGCGGCCCGGCGGGGGCTCGATGGTGAGCCCCGATCCCGCGTGGCGGCCGGTTTCCACGCCACCTTTTGTCGGCTTGCTGCCGACCTGACGGCGCGGGTGATGCCTGATACTATCCGCATCGTGGCCATCGGCGGTGGCTGTCTGATCAACCGGCTGCTGCGGTGCGGCTTGGAGCAGGAGTTCGAACGGCTAGGTGTCCGGCCGCTGTTTCCATCAGCGCTGCCACCCGGCGATGGCGGGCTGGCCTACGGGCAGGCCGTTCTGGCGACGATCAGCCTGGTTCGGCAGGTGGTCCCGCGACAGGAAGGAGATTTGTGATGTGTCTGGCCATACCGATGCAGCTCATCGAGCGCAGTGAATGGGACGGCACCGCCGAGTTGCGCGGCGTACAGCGGCAGGTGTCGCTCATGCTGTGCCCGGAGGCTCAGGTGGGCGAGTATGTGCTCGTGCATGCGGGCTACGCCATCACCACCGTGGATGTGGAAGAAGCACGCAAGACACTCGAGCTCCTGGACGAGATCGTGCGGGAGGACATACCGGAATGAAACCGAGCGATGCGTTCTCCGACCGCGCCACCGTCGAAGCCCTTGTCTCTCGCGCCCGGGAGCAGGCGAGTCGACTCGATCGGCCGGTTACCTTCATGGAGGTGTGCGGCACGCACACGCACGCGATCGCCGCCGCCGGCCTGCGTCGCCTGCTTCCCCAAAAGGTTCGCCTCATCTCCGGTCCCGGCTGTCCCGTGTGCGTCACGCCGGTGGATTACCTCGATCGGGCCGAGGCCTTGGCGGCGCTGCCGGACGTCATCGTCTGCACCTTCGGCGACTTGGTCCGCGTGCCCTCGAGTTGCGGCAGCCTGGAGCAGGCCCGTGCCCGCGGCTGTGACGTGCGTATTGTCTACTCCCCTCGCGATGCGCTCGCCATCGCCCGCGAGCATCCGTCAAAGCGAATCGTTTTCCTGGCGGTCGGCTTTGAAACCACGCTGCCGACGGTGGCCGCGGCGCTGGCGGAAGCCGAATCCGAGGGGATTGCCACCTTCCAGATTCTGCCTGGCGGCAAGCTCATTGAGCCGCCGCTGCGTGCGCTGGTCACCGACGGTGACGTGCAGATCGACGGCTTTCTGCTTCCCGGCCACGTCTCGGTGATCATCGGCTCCAACGCCTATACGTTCCTGGCGGAGGAGTTCAGGGTGCCGGGCGCCGTGGTCGGCTTCACACCGGCGGACATCCTCCTCGGTGTGTCGGAATTGGTGCAGCAAGTGCTAGAGCGGGCGCCACGCGTCGCCAACCTGTACACGCGTGTCGTCCGTCCCGAGGGCAACCGGCACGCGCAGGAGTTGATCGCGCGCTTTTTCGAGCCGGTGGATACGCGCTGGCGCGGCCTCGGGGAGATTCCCGGTTCGGGCCTCGGTGTGCGCGCCACTTGGGCGCATCGGGATGCGTCCACCATCGAGGTTGCCGTACCGGAACCGCGTGAGCCGGGCGGATGCCGCTGCGGTGAGGTGCTCAAGGGTGTGATCGAACCACCGCAGTGTCCGCTCTTCGACCGAGGCTGCACGCCGGACGCG is a genomic window containing:
- a CDS encoding HypC/HybG/HupF family hydrogenase formation chaperone, which codes for MCLAIPMQLIERSEWDGTAELRGVQRQVSLMLCPEAQVGEYVLVHAGYAITTVDVEEARKTLELLDEIVREDIPE
- the hypD gene encoding hydrogenase formation protein HypD, with amino-acid sequence MKPSDAFSDRATVEALVSRAREQASRLDRPVTFMEVCGTHTHAIAAAGLRRLLPQKVRLISGPGCPVCVTPVDYLDRAEALAALPDVIVCTFGDLVRVPSSCGSLEQARARGCDVRIVYSPRDALAIAREHPSKRIVFLAVGFETTLPTVAAALAEAESEGIATFQILPGGKLIEPPLRALVTDGDVQIDGFLLPGHVSVIIGSNAYTFLAEEFRVPGAVVGFTPADILLGVSELVQQVLERAPRVANLYTRVVRPEGNRHAQELIARFFEPVDTRWRGLGEIPGSGLGVRATWAHRDASTIEVAVPEPREPGGCRCGEVLKGVIEPPQCPLFDRGCTPDAPLGACMVSSEGTCAAWYRHERFGAGAAA
- the hypF gene encoding carbamoyltransferase HypF: MSLRTASKDQHGEVIRHRLVCRGVVQAVGFRPAVHRCAVSLGLSGWVRNDMDGATIEVEGPRQAVESFQRRLPAVLPPLARLDALLISATPPLGEQEFTVHASTKGARRHALIPPDTVLCDDCRGEMEDPSDRRHRYPFTTCTNCGPRYSLTGNLPYDRERTSMACFPLCPACQLEYADPGNRRFHAEPICCPACGPRLWLAHAQGDALGEGRAAVAAARLALAAGRILAVKGLGGFQLACRADDAAVVNRLRAAKQRPTKPFAVMVPNLAMARALVCLQPDDERLLRSPYAPILLAPRQQAARVAKDIAPGIDDLGVMLPTTPLHVELFRDVDYPALVMTSGNVTDEPICRGNREARSHLGRIADLFLLHDRDIVHRIDDSVVRATPRGHMVVRRSRGWVPGPVDLPEAAPEPVLALGGHLQNTACLVVGRSAFPSPHVGDLDTEPARDFLVEVTGDLERFMDVTARVLAADLHPDYPSTWIAERLANERGGRVLRFQHHLAHAAAVLGEHGAFPTADSQCAALILDGTGWGTDGTAWGCEWLLLDGRLRWTRLAHATPLPLVGGERAVREPWRVAVAALVAAGHADLLRSLPLAEAVPMTQLHQVTELASRGQWPLATGAGRVFEAAGALFGLAVHNGWEGEAAARFESLASRCDEAVSPWPEIVLSPDAAELPTARLLVAAARRGLDGEPRSRVAAGFHATFCRLAADLTARVMPDTIRIVAIGGGCLINRLLRCGLEQEFERLGVRPLFPSALPPGDGGLAYGQAVLATISLVRQVVPRQEGDL